From the genome of Manduca sexta isolate Smith_Timp_Sample1 chromosome 14, JHU_Msex_v1.0, whole genome shotgun sequence, one region includes:
- the LOC115447491 gene encoding mRNA-decapping enzyme 1B isoform X1 encodes MADTGSRMNFAALKRADPYVKAIVDSATHVALYTFEENEWEKTNIEGALFVYSRNGEPNHSLVIMNRLNTNNLIEPVSKGIELQLKEPFLLYRNAKCRIYGIWFYDKEECVRVATKLNALVKESIKQSPGENMPQNAVYNTSTTSSQPVDIFSMLSKAQDDFNSNKGLANKNESTPSRASDMASQSVMDFFAKAGSGAAAQMPAVSSLPSPGIFGPRATDAREVPQLLQRLMSNPAHSVEHIEKQQRSVTPQEGQNSNGNIAIDSAMRQPCVFPLKSTPNEKQNQRISGVKKGLDGNDSNGLIPLENELNLMRMSSPKSTSPLATYLNQSQDIGHPQKPALMPPTMFTASTGGDVQPTPEPLTRNQLLQAFNYLLKHDADFVNKLHEAYVKSFSEKAFSVS; translated from the exons ATGGCTGACACCGGTTCACGTATGAATTTCGCTGCTTTAAAAAGAGCAGATCCTTATGTAAAAGCAATAGTTGATAGTGCCACCCATGTTGCGCTTTATACATTCGAAGAGAACGAATGGGAAAAAACTAACATCGAGGGCGCTTTGTTTGTGTACAGTAGAAATGGAGAGCCGAACCATAGTTTAGTGATTATGAATAGGTTGAACACGAACAACCTCATCGAACCCGTGTCGAAAGGAATCGAATTACAATTGAAAGAACCTTTCCTACTGTATCGAAATGCCAAATGTCGCATTTACGGCATATGGTTCTACGATAAAGAAGAGTGCGTCAGAGTGGCCACGAAGCTAAACGCGCTGGTAAAGGAGTCAATTAAGCAGTCGCCGGGTGAAAATATGCCGCAGAACGCGGTATACAATACGTCCACGACATCCAGCCAGCCGGTCGACATATTCAGCATGCTGAGCAAGGCGCAGGACGACTTCAATTCAAATAAAGGTCTAGCGAATAAGAATGAGTCCACGCCGTCACGGGCCTCCGACATGGCTTCCCAGAGTGTCATGGACTTCTTTGCGAAAGCGGGTAGTGGTGCTGCGGCGCAGATGCCCGCCGTTTCCTCTTTACCCTCGCCCGGAATCTTTGGCCCGCGTGCAACGGACGCGAGAGAGGTGCCTCAACTGTTGCAGAGGCTCATGAGTAATCCTGCACACTCAGTTGAACACATAGAGAAGCAGCAACGCTCTGTCACTCCTCAGGAGGGACAGAACTCGAATGGTAACATAGCCATAGACTCGGCCATGAGGCAGCCATGTGTGTTCCCATTAAAATCTACACCTAATGAGAAACAAAATCAGAGGATATCTGGAGTTAAGAAGGGTTTGGATGGGAATGATTCTAATGGTCTAATACCGCTGGAAAATGAGTTGAACTTGATGAGGATGTCATCACCAAAATCAACATCTCCTCTAGCCACCTATCTTAACCAATCCCAGGACATTGGTCATCCG CAGAAGCCGGCCCTGATGCCACCCACCATGTTCACTGCGAGTACCGGTGGCGACGTCCAGCCCACTCCGGAGCCTCTCACCAGAAATCAGCTGCTTCAAGCTTTCAACTATCTACTCAAACACGACGCTGACTTTGTCAACAAACTGCATGAGGCTTACGTAAAATCTTTTTCAGAAAAAGCCTTTTCAGTGTCATAA
- the LOC115447491 gene encoding mRNA-decapping enzyme 1B isoform X2, whose product MADTGSRMNFAALKRADPYVKAIVDSATHVALYTFEENEWEKTNIEGALFVYSRNGEPNHSLVIMNRLNTNNLIEPVSKGIELQLKEPFLLYRNAKCRIYGIWFYDKEECVRVATKLNALVKESIKQSPGENMPQNAVYNTSTTSSQPVDIFSMLSKAQDDFNSNKGLANKNESTPSRASDMASQSVMDFFAKAGSGAAAQMPAVSSLPSPGIFGPRATDAREVPQLLQRLMSNPAHSVEHIEKQQRSVTPQEGQNSNGNIAIDSAMRQPCVFPLKSTPNEKQNQRISGVKKGLDGNDSNGLIPLENELNLMRMSSPKSTSPLATYLNQSQDIGHPKPALMPPTMFTASTGGDVQPTPEPLTRNQLLQAFNYLLKHDADFVNKLHEAYVKSFSEKAFSVS is encoded by the exons ATGGCTGACACCGGTTCACGTATGAATTTCGCTGCTTTAAAAAGAGCAGATCCTTATGTAAAAGCAATAGTTGATAGTGCCACCCATGTTGCGCTTTATACATTCGAAGAGAACGAATGGGAAAAAACTAACATCGAGGGCGCTTTGTTTGTGTACAGTAGAAATGGAGAGCCGAACCATAGTTTAGTGATTATGAATAGGTTGAACACGAACAACCTCATCGAACCCGTGTCGAAAGGAATCGAATTACAATTGAAAGAACCTTTCCTACTGTATCGAAATGCCAAATGTCGCATTTACGGCATATGGTTCTACGATAAAGAAGAGTGCGTCAGAGTGGCCACGAAGCTAAACGCGCTGGTAAAGGAGTCAATTAAGCAGTCGCCGGGTGAAAATATGCCGCAGAACGCGGTATACAATACGTCCACGACATCCAGCCAGCCGGTCGACATATTCAGCATGCTGAGCAAGGCGCAGGACGACTTCAATTCAAATAAAGGTCTAGCGAATAAGAATGAGTCCACGCCGTCACGGGCCTCCGACATGGCTTCCCAGAGTGTCATGGACTTCTTTGCGAAAGCGGGTAGTGGTGCTGCGGCGCAGATGCCCGCCGTTTCCTCTTTACCCTCGCCCGGAATCTTTGGCCCGCGTGCAACGGACGCGAGAGAGGTGCCTCAACTGTTGCAGAGGCTCATGAGTAATCCTGCACACTCAGTTGAACACATAGAGAAGCAGCAACGCTCTGTCACTCCTCAGGAGGGACAGAACTCGAATGGTAACATAGCCATAGACTCGGCCATGAGGCAGCCATGTGTGTTCCCATTAAAATCTACACCTAATGAGAAACAAAATCAGAGGATATCTGGAGTTAAGAAGGGTTTGGATGGGAATGATTCTAATGGTCTAATACCGCTGGAAAATGAGTTGAACTTGATGAGGATGTCATCACCAAAATCAACATCTCCTCTAGCCACCTATCTTAACCAATCCCAGGACATTGGTCATCCG AAGCCGGCCCTGATGCCACCCACCATGTTCACTGCGAGTACCGGTGGCGACGTCCAGCCCACTCCGGAGCCTCTCACCAGAAATCAGCTGCTTCAAGCTTTCAACTATCTACTCAAACACGACGCTGACTTTGTCAACAAACTGCATGAGGCTTACGTAAAATCTTTTTCAGAAAAAGCCTTTTCAGTGTCATAA